One segment of Candidatus Melainabacteria bacterium DNA contains the following:
- a CDS encoding phosphopyruvate hydratase: MTHIEEISAMEILDSRGNPTVEVTVVLANGAAGRAAVPSGASTGSFEAVELRDNDPNRYGGKGVLVAVNHIHEVIAKGLIGLNAVEQSLIDSELQRIDGTENKAHLGANATLGVSLAVAKAAANYLGMPLFRYVGGVSACVLPVPMMNILNGGKHAADGVDFQEFMIAPVGAPTFADALRWGAEVYHALKAVLHKKGLSTGVGDEGGFAPSLKTNEEALELIMVAIDKAGFKPGSQIALALDPASTEFYEDGKYKLATENLVLSSKDMVKYYEKLTDKYPIISIEDGLAEDDWDGWKLLTDTIGSRVQLVGDDLFVTNTTRLQRGIDSGVANAILIKPNQIGTLTETLEAINLAKENGYSSMLSHRSGETEDATIADLAVATNCGQIKTGAPCRAERTAKYNQLLRIERDLGRSAVYRGAESFAQKRTEAKQPVSGKK, from the coding sequence ATGACTCATATTGAAGAAATATCGGCGATGGAAATACTGGATTCGCGAGGCAATCCGACAGTCGAAGTGACGGTCGTTTTAGCCAATGGGGCTGCGGGTCGAGCCGCGGTTCCGTCTGGTGCATCGACGGGTAGTTTTGAGGCCGTTGAGTTGCGCGACAATGATCCAAATCGCTATGGTGGCAAAGGTGTTTTGGTGGCAGTCAATCATATCCATGAGGTGATTGCAAAAGGTCTGATTGGTTTAAATGCCGTTGAACAGTCGCTTATCGACAGCGAATTGCAAAGAATCGATGGTACTGAAAATAAAGCTCATCTTGGAGCTAATGCCACCCTTGGTGTCAGTCTGGCAGTTGCCAAAGCTGCAGCTAACTACCTGGGAATGCCACTATTCCGCTATGTAGGCGGAGTATCAGCCTGCGTATTGCCGGTGCCTATGATGAATATCCTCAACGGTGGCAAGCACGCTGCTGACGGTGTTGACTTCCAGGAATTTATGATTGCTCCTGTAGGTGCACCCACATTTGCTGATGCTTTGCGCTGGGGAGCGGAAGTCTATCATGCACTAAAGGCAGTGCTGCATAAGAAAGGTTTGAGCACCGGGGTTGGTGACGAAGGTGGTTTTGCTCCGTCACTGAAGACAAATGAGGAAGCGCTGGAGTTGATTATGGTGGCAATTGACAAGGCCGGCTTCAAGCCCGGAAGCCAGATAGCGCTGGCTCTCGACCCTGCCTCGACCGAATTTTACGAGGACGGCAAGTACAAACTGGCCACTGAAAACTTGGTTCTATCTAGCAAGGATATGGTCAAGTACTATGAGAAATTGACTGATAAATACCCAATCATCAGCATAGAGGATGGGCTTGCAGAAGACGACTGGGACGGCTGGAAGCTGCTCACCGATACGATAGGTTCACGGGTGCAATTGGTGGGCGATGATCTATTCGTCACTAATACGACTCGATTACAACGTGGTATCGATAGTGGTGTTGCCAACGCCATTTTGATCAAGCCGAACCAGATCGGAACATTGACCGAAACGCTTGAAGCTATCAACCTGGCTAAAGAAAACGGGTATTCAAGTATGTTGAGTCATCGCTCCGGTGAAACCGAGGACGCCACCATTGCCGATCTTGCCGTTGCTACCAACTGCGGACAGATCAAAACTGGGGCACCATGCCGTGCCGAACGCACAGCCAAGTATAATCAGCTGCTTCGCATCGAGCGTGACCTTGGACGCAGTGCGGTTTACCGCGGTGCAGAGTCATTTGCTCAGAAGAGAACCGAGGCTAAACAACCGGTTTCCGGAAAGAAATAA
- a CDS encoding radical SAM protein, producing the protein MQRNEVCLVTRQAKENPLFGVSWYFPNTYAVGMSGLGYQLVWSLIDKDPEVVVNRGFSDMEESGAASNELFGFTVSWELDFINILAILEKHGIAYCSTDRSDDSPLVFGGGPVLSANPEPFADFFDVVLLGDAEAIVPNFINAWKTARELPGRQAKLQQLATIPGVYVPSLYSHTYSSNDGPIESIQTLSVVPTKITKQLYVPPPDYMAHTQILSPDTAWGDTFLAEIVRSCPQECRFCLASFLTRPFRPINVDTIMNKIDIGLQHTNKIGLLGPSVTEHPHFDELAARLSQRDNIQISVASIRADTISDTVLQMLRKLNQKSVTIAIESGSERLRAIMKKNLSEEEICHAVDLIEASGLESVKFYGIVGLPHETQDDLNETVRLMQSLKKKHRRLRFVFGVSSFVPKAQTPYQWNGRSKDCKARLEYIRKHLAKVGIEVRPESHNWSDIQAVISRGDRRLTEPLIEVAKEGGSLGAWKKIFRQQKEFPMLDFYAFRQIPETEILPWEHLTENTRTEYLQKHQVAAAQLALTLNP; encoded by the coding sequence ATGCAGCGTAACGAAGTATGCCTTGTCACCAGACAAGCCAAAGAGAATCCTCTCTTTGGCGTCTCTTGGTATTTTCCCAACACATACGCCGTGGGCATGTCAGGGCTTGGCTATCAGCTAGTCTGGTCACTCATAGACAAGGACCCAGAAGTCGTTGTCAATCGGGGATTTTCCGACATGGAGGAGTCTGGAGCCGCCTCGAATGAACTCTTTGGCTTCACTGTATCGTGGGAACTTGACTTCATCAACATACTTGCCATCCTCGAAAAACATGGAATCGCCTATTGTTCGACAGACCGCAGCGATGATTCACCTCTTGTCTTCGGTGGCGGCCCGGTACTGAGTGCCAATCCCGAGCCATTTGCTGATTTTTTCGACGTCGTATTGCTGGGCGACGCTGAAGCTATCGTTCCGAACTTCATCAACGCCTGGAAAACCGCCAGAGAGCTTCCAGGCAGGCAAGCCAAACTGCAACAACTTGCCACCATACCTGGGGTCTATGTTCCATCACTCTACAGTCATACATATTCGTCGAACGACGGGCCCATTGAAAGCATACAAACACTATCGGTGGTGCCGACGAAAATCACCAAGCAACTATATGTGCCACCACCAGACTACATGGCACATACCCAAATCCTCAGCCCAGACACGGCGTGGGGAGACACTTTCCTCGCAGAAATCGTGCGCTCGTGTCCTCAAGAATGCAGGTTTTGCCTGGCTAGCTTTTTAACAAGACCGTTTCGTCCTATAAATGTCGATACGATAATGAACAAGATCGATATAGGACTGCAGCATACAAACAAAATTGGTCTGCTCGGCCCGAGTGTCACTGAACATCCGCATTTCGACGAGTTAGCAGCCAGACTTTCTCAGCGTGACAACATTCAAATATCAGTCGCTTCAATACGCGCTGATACCATCAGCGATACTGTCTTGCAAATGCTGCGGAAGCTCAATCAGAAATCCGTGACAATCGCAATTGAATCCGGCTCGGAACGATTGCGAGCGATCATGAAAAAGAATCTGAGCGAAGAGGAAATTTGCCACGCGGTAGACCTGATTGAAGCCAGCGGTCTGGAAAGCGTCAAATTTTACGGCATTGTTGGTCTGCCGCACGAGACGCAAGACGACTTGAACGAAACAGTCAGGTTGATGCAGTCCCTCAAAAAGAAACATCGCCGGCTCCGCTTCGTATTTGGTGTCAGCTCTTTCGTGCCTAAAGCGCAGACTCCCTATCAATGGAACGGTCGCAGCAAAGATTGCAAAGCTCGCCTCGAGTACATTCGCAAGCATCTGGCTAAAGTGGGAATCGAAGTGCGCCCGGAGAGCCATAACTGGAGCGATATCCAGGCCGTCATCTCTCGCGGTGACAGGCGATTGACCGAGCCCTTGATTGAGGTTGCCAAAGAAGGTGGCAGCCTGGGAGCATGGAAAAAAATCTTTCGGCAGCAAAAAGAATTTCCGATGCTTGACTTTTATGCCTTCAGACAAATTCCAGAAACAGAAATTTTGCCCTGGGAGCATCTGACGGAAAACACCAGAACGGAATACCTGCAAAAACATCAAGTCGCAGCAGCCCAACTTGCTCTAACGCTAAATCCATAA